From the Salvelinus alpinus chromosome 12, SLU_Salpinus.1, whole genome shotgun sequence genome, the window ACATCTGAGAGCATTCTCCATGATACAGTACCTCAACAATATGTGTCAAGGTTTGCCAATTGTTTCTTGAAAATGttagcctttttttttttaacaacacTATGATATCAAGGTAAATACAAGGTGAAGCTTACTAAAACATTTGCTGAAGGGTTATTGAATATCAGGCCTACAAAAGAGTTCAACCTCTCATTTTCATATTGCAGCCTATTCATTACCACATTATTGGGATCCTAATTAATCACTTTGTTGAGCTCTAGATATTCAAACAGGTATGAGAGTAGCATAACACAATTTTCCTTATCTGGTTGGTACGAACAGTTCATTAGAGCTCCAAGCAATCAACTGCTTAAAACCAAGACCTGTAGTAGGTTACTGATGTCAAAGCTTTAGTGATACCGGGTAGACTAGATATGACTTGTATTTTTCTAAGATAAATGGCTTTCTAAAGGAATTCTCCAAAATGCAATGAGTAAAACACATGCTTTTAATACAGTGGTATTGTTTTGTATTCCTTCAGGGGAAATGGCCTCCATATCTCAACGCAACATGTAGGCCAAGCTGTTTGTAGTAGAATGCTGAGCTTTACTACGGTCCAGTCATTACAGCCCTCTGGTGCCAAATGTGCTGAATTGCTACCAAAACACAACtacaaaatcaaataaaaatgtattggtcacatatacgtgTTATTGccggtgtagcaaaatgcttgtaacTTCAAGAAGAATCACAGATTAGTAATTTCTATTCAAGTCTTTATTCTTTTGTGTCGTCTGTTTCAAGGGGACACTCCTTGCAGGGTAGAGCATTCTCGTCTTTAGTAGCTGAGGCTCCACTGCGCCAACCCAGCATAGCAGACAGCGCCCTGCCCCACCCCACCAGGGTCGCCAGCACTCCTCCCTCTGGGGCCGGCTCACTGTGCCTAACCTTGGAGGATACCTGGCACTTCAGGCTCTCAATACGCTCATGGAGCTCTTTCGTCAGATGGTGGCTGGCGCCCAACTTGTACTTGTAgtctacagtaacacagagaaAGTACGGAGATGGAGAGGACTTTCTTGAGTTTATATGCTCAGATAAATTGAAGTGTAGGGACACTTTGACCAGGGATTACCATTCTCAATATTTTGTAGAATCTGCAGGGTCTCCTTCTCAATCATACACACCATAGGGAGGGGAATCTGAAGAAGAGAGCTGCATGATTCAAGGTCATGGACATCTAAGATATGCACAATTAATGTCATCAGCAACTCTCACGGCCAGCATTATCCTTTCTACCATTGAGCTGAGGTGAAGGAATAAGGTTGGGGTCTCTTACACTGGTTTTGCAGTCCAGCTCATGCTGCATGATCATGGCCTTGCGTTCGGGGTCATCGGTCAGGCAGTTGATGTGGTAGCCTCTCCGATGGGCCATCCTCCACTTGCTGATATACTTGGTGGTGCCCCAGATAGAAAGCATCCGGGCAAAGGAATCCTCATCTGTGGCGCACAACAATGGTTACTAACATCATTGGTGCTTTATCAGTGTACTTCAGAATAGAGGGGGAGAAATGTTACTGGTGATAACACTCACTACCCTTCTCCTTGGGTTGGGCTGCAGGTCCTGCCTAATGAAAGAGGGACACATACCTAAACTGTATGTGATGACATCCCTGATATCAAATGTACAGTTGTCTGGATTGGACCAAACATTACGATGTCCTTTCTACCAAAGTTACCTCTTCATCGTCATCCTCTTCATCCACACCCTCTGACGCCGCGCCACTCTGTCGCTTGTCTGACTGCACTCCGATCCCCCCAACAAagccatcatcatcctcctcctcctcgctctGTGAGTCACTGAGACCAGAGTGCAAGCATTTGCCTCATGCTTTGGTATTCCAATTGTATGAGACTAtattcactactgtagtgaccATATCATGGACTAGGTGAGACTACACCATTGTATTTCTATGGACTATACTTACTCCAAGGTGGGCTGCTGTGCAGTGTGAGCCGTCTCCATCTTCTCCATCCCAAAACCTCTGGATCACATAAGTATAGTGTAGAAGTCTTCAGTAACTTAAAATAAACATTCAATGCCAATACAATTATTCATAATGTACACTACGTATTATAGGTTAAACAAATGCGGTCATTTCTTACCTACTTGGTACACAATGGACAGGATAGTCTTGTTGCTGTTCAAAAGCACTTGAAAAATGCTGTTGTCAGCTATGACACGTCTCAGAATGCCTCAGTTCCAGAATCTTAATATTAAATTATTCTTACCATCCTAAATTTCTTCCAGGTGTTGATTCATGTCATTACGTTTCCATCCCACATTTTAGTTTTTGTCACATGTGCAACAGGCATATAGATAGCATCATTTCCATCTTCTGTATTAATGTGGACAGTCAAAATTTGCCTGGGGTCGTTACCCTGCTGGCATCTAATCAATGATAAAGATTGATTTATTATCAGGGAAATAGCAGTATCCTCTAAGGCTTGAGGACTGGTGCTGGGAAGATGCTGAAAACAGAACCCTATTTAAGAGTGAAGGGAAACAATTGATTATTTGTCAAAATCATTTTATATAAAAAAGAAATGAATTTCATAGATGCATGAATACTCTGATAACCAGTTTAAATACAATCTAAAATTaatatttgtatatacagtggggagaacaagtatttgatacactgccgattttgcaggttttcctacttacaaagcatgtagaggtctgtcatttttatcataggtacacttcaactgtgagagacggaatctaaaacaaaaatccagaaaatcacattgtatgatttttaaataattaatttgcattttattgcatgacataagtatttgatcacctaccaaccagtaagaattccggctctcacagacctgttagtttttctttaagaagccctcctgttctccactcattacctgtattaactgcacctgtttgaactcgttacctgtataaaagacacctgtccacacactcaatcaaacagattccaacctctccacaatggccaagaccagagagctgtgtaaggacatcagggataaaattgtagacctgcacaaggctgggatgggctacaggacaataggcaagcagcttggtgagaaggaaacaactgttggcgcaattattagaaaatggaagaagttcaagatgacggtcaatcaccctcggtctggggctccatgcaagatttcacctcgtggggcatcaatgatcatgaggaaggtgagggatcagcccagaactacacggcaggacctggtcaatgacctgaagagagctgggaccacagtctcaaagaaaaccattagtaacacactacgccgtcatggattaaaatcctgcagcgcacgcaaggtcccccctgtttaagccagtgcatgtccaggcccgtctgaagtttgccaatgaccatctggatgatccagaggaggaatgggagaaggtcatgtggtctgatgagacaaaaatagagctttttggtctaactccactcgccgtgtttggaggaagaagaagtatgagtacaaccccaagaacaccatcccaaccgtgaagcatggaggtggaaacatcattctttggggatgcttttctgcaaaggggacaggacgactgcaccgtattgaggggaggatggatggggccatgtatcgcgagatcttggccaacaacctccttccctcagtaagagcattgaagatgggtcgtggctgggtcttccagcatgacaacgacacgaagcacacagccatggcaactaaggagtggctccgtaagaagcatctcaaggtcctggagtggcctagccagtctccagacctgaacccaatagaaaatctttggagggagctgaaagtccgtattgcccagcgacagccccgaaacctgaaggatctggagaagatctgtagggaggagtgggccaaaatccctgctgcagtgtgtgcaaacctagtcaagaactacaggaaacgtatgatctctgtaattgcaaacaaaggtttctgtaccaaatattaagttctgcttttctgatgtatcaaatacttatgtcatgcaataaaatgcaaattaattagttaaaaatcatacaatgtgattttctggatttttgttttagattccgtctctcatagttgaagtgtacctatgataaaaattacagacctctagatggtttgtaagtaggaaaacctgcaaaatcggcagtgtatcaaatacttgttctccccactgtatatatatataaataaaaactgttttttaaagtttattttttttaactataTTTCAAATGTTTTAACTAGTAACAATCCTATGACCAATCAGCAATTAGCATGCCAGCTAAGTCGGAAGCATAGTGTCTGCTAGAGTTTGTATACTCTACAAATACACACGGCACAAACACGTTTGTCACGTGTCAGCTtaaatagtgtatatatatatatatatataactcctGTAAAGGAAGAGGACAACTGTCTTTGACAATCTTTATTATTGGTCATCTCTTGGCCTTCCAGAAACACACTGTCCTTTTTCCataaatacaacaaaaaatatttttgggggaccATAATCCTTTGCAACAGTCTGTGGTCCTCTCTGAGTTTCAGATTGAGTCCTCCAGGCTGCTGCTCTTCTGATCTGAGCCACAATTGCAAAGCCGTACCATGATGCTTTGCAGGCTGGGCTCTACGATGCCGAGCAGGGGTCTCTGGGAAGGGTCTCCATTCCAGCAGGCCTCCATCAGCTGCCAGCATTCCTCATCAAAGTTGGCCAACCGTTCGGGTCGCACGCCTGTAAACAACATGGGCACAAATGAGGCCCGGGCAGCTCTCTAGTCCaattcaggtaacagacacacacacacacacacacacatctcatccACAAATAGACAATCCTGGATAAAAGACAAAATGTTACAACAAGCTATTTGGTTTTGATCATATTCAGTCAGTTTGAATTAGTATTTTAGCTGTGGGTTTGCACATCACCTTTTTTAACATTATTCCACAACTGGTCCTTGCTGGAGCATTTCTCAAAGGACTCTGGGAGTTTGACGGAGCCAGTGCAGAGGTACCAGAACAGGATTCCAAAGGCATAGACATCCACAGAATTATCATACTTTCCTGAAGAAAGAAGTGAGACTTGGGGTTTAACCAAAGAGTCTAGAATAAGAGATGATGCAGCAGTGTGACCGAGTAGCAGGATAGCTGACCTGTGAAGAGCTCGGGGGCCATGTGGATGGGGGTTCCTACGATGCTGCCGGACATCATGGCCTCTGGCTTACAGAAGCCCAGGTCTGTGATCTTGGCCCGGTTCTGTTTGTCCAACTGAGGGAGGGACAGACAACAGCACAGACGAGGAACACTTTTGGCAAGACGTGAAACTTCAGGACCATAAATATTGGTTTCTCAGGGAATACACAGTCAAAAAAGCATACCCTTGAGTCTTCTATACAAAGAAAGTAAGTGATTTTTACCCCCCAATTGTCAACTCAAACCTAAATTCCAAAAAGGTTAATACTCGGAGCATCCAATGCCCAAGAACATTCAATTCATGAGGGAAGGTAAATATTTTTCCATAACTCTGTCCTAACAATACAGCCCATGTGTTGTAGCCTGTGACCTCCATTTTAGGAAAATGCAAACATAGTATGTCTCATTAACCATTGCCCCTTATTTTCACACATAGTTGAGTCAGAGGACACAGCAGAACAGTGACATATGAGCCAACCATCATACTGTGTAGGCAGGGCTGGGCTATTCTTACACAACCAAGCAAGCAACACAGGTGGAAAATGATGGGAATAATGAGGAATTCATTGGTGTGCGGTGCTGGAGCATTTCCACTGAGCCATGATGACCACAGCTAAATCAGCTCAACATTAGAACTAATTTGATGAATGGATAATGTAGTGATCAACACTAGTGTTACACATTTAGCATGATTTGAGATTACCTTTAACCCTCACTCACCAGCACATTCTTTAGTTTGATGTCTCTGTGCAGAAGCCCCTGACCATGCAGGAAGCGAATGCCTTCCACCACGTCCAGAGCAATCTGGAGTCTCTCCTTTAGTGATAAACCAGCCTGATAGAGAGCGAGGAGATGGGGAGGTAGACCTCAGTGTGCCAATCACTTATGTCATCATAAGTGCTAGatgaactacactgctcaaaaaaataaagggaacacttaaacaacacaatgtaactccaagtcaatcacatttctgtgaaatcaaactgtccacttaggaagcaacactgattgacaataaatttcacatgctgttgtgcaaatggaatagacaaaaggtggaaatgataggcaattagcaagacacccccaataaaggagtgattctgcaggtggtgaccacagaccacttctcagttcctatgcttcctggctgatgttttggtcacttttgaatgctggcggtgctctcactctagtggtagcatgagacggagtctacaacccacacaagtggctcaggtagtgcagctcatccaggatggcacatcaatgcgagctgtggcaagaaggtttgctgtgtctgtcagcgtagtgtccagagcatggaggcgctaccaggagacatgccagtacatcaggagacgtggaggaggccgtaggagggcaacaacccagcagcaggaccgctacctccgcctttgtgcaaggagcactgccagagccctgcaaaatgacctccagcaggccacaaatgtgcatgtcagcatatggtctcacaaggggtctgaggatctcatctcggtacctaatggcagtcgggctacctctggcgagcccacggagggctgtgcggccccacaaagaaatgccaccccacaccatgactgacccaccgccaaaccggtcatgctggaggatgttgcaggcagcagaacgttctccacggcgtctccagactctgtcacgtctgtcacatgtgcgtgtgaacctgctttcatctgtgaagagcacagggcgccagtggcgaatttgccaatcttggtgttctctggcaaatgccaaacgtcctgcacggtgttgggctgtaagcacaacccccacctgtggacgtcgggccctcataccaccctcatggagtctgtttctgaccgtttgagcagacacatgcacatttgtggcctgctggaggtcattttgcagggctctggcagtgctcctccttgcacaaaggcggaggtagcggtcctgctgctgggttgttgccctcctacggcctcctccacgtctcctgatgtactggcatgtctcctggtagcgcctccatgctctggacactacgctgacagacacagcaaaccttcttgccacagctcgcattgatgtgccatcctggatgagctgcactacctgagccacttgtgtgggttgtagactccgtctcatgctaccactagagtgagagcaccgccagcattcaaaagtgaccaaaacatcagccaggaagcataggaactgagaagtggtctgtggtcaccacctgcagaatcactcctttattgggggtgtcttggtaattgcctataatttccaccttttgtctattccatttgcacaacagcatgtgaaatttattgtcaatcag encodes:
- the LOC139535785 gene encoding uncharacterized protein isoform X2 — translated: MEKMETAHTAQQPTLDDSQSEEEEDDDGFVGGIGVQSDKRQSGAASEGVDEEDDDEEAGPAAQPKEKDEDSFARMLSIWGTTKYISKWRMAHRRGYHINCLTDDPERKAMIMQHELDCKTSIPLPMVCMIEKETLQILQNIENDYKYKLGASHHLTKELHERIESLKCQVSSKVRHSEPAPEGGVLATLVGWGRALSAMLGWRSGASATKDENALPCKECPLETDDTKE
- the LOC139535785 gene encoding uncharacterized protein isoform X1; its protein translation is MEKMETAHTAQQPTLDDSQSEEEEDDDGFVGGIGVQSDKRQSGAASEGVDEEDDDEEAGPAAQPKEKGNEDSFARMLSIWGTTKYISKWRMAHRRGYHINCLTDDPERKAMIMQHELDCKTSIPLPMVCMIEKETLQILQNIENDYKYKLGASHHLTKELHERIESLKCQVSSKVRHSEPAPEGGVLATLVGWGRALSAMLGWRSGASATKDENALPCKECPLETDDTKE